DNA sequence from the Ovis canadensis isolate MfBH-ARS-UI-01 breed Bighorn chromosome 2, ARS-UI_OviCan_v2, whole genome shotgun sequence genome:
GCCATTTCTTAACTGCTTCCTGTTCATAATCAGAGCACCAAATAGGCATCTCTCCCTTGGAGCACTGATTCATAGCCTTCTGTGACAATCCTGGGTTATCCCAGTTATCTCAACAGGTATCTTTGATGCCTTTGTCCAGTTTTAAGTGAAAAATGTTTATCATTCAACTGATATATATTTGGTATATTTCCatgtaatttaaagaaaataattgaaactaTAAGTGTATATAGTGGGTACCTATACATACTATGCATTTTGGGAAGCTTTAGTAGGTGAAGAAAAATGAACCCTATGTAGAGTCAATTATGTGCAAAATGTTTTGGACAATTACATTTATATTAACACAAAATCTTGgtgaataaagtttttttttccctagaaaatTAACATTTCCTGGCAAACTAAAGGCAAGTAAATTCATGGTACAAGGTACTGAGAAAGATACAAAGACATAAAATAGGATCCTGATACTAGGGAACTCGTTGTTATAGGAGTTAACAGGCTTACCTTTCTATTTCAATATTTGTCCCTGAAAAGCATAGTATTTTAAAAGCAATGTGACCTTTATTCAACTTTACTTGTCTCAGGGACATATGGAGAcggtgatggcaccccaccccagtactcttgcctggaaaatcccatggacagaggagcctggtaggctgcggtccatggggttgcgaagagtcagacatgactgagcaacttccctttcacttttcactttcatgcattggagaaggaaatggcaacccactccagtgttctttcctggagaatcccagggatgggggagcctggtgggctgccgtctatggggtcacacagagttggacacgactgaagtgacttagcagcagcagggacataACTGAGAGCCTTGGCTCTCCTTGTTCAGTCCTGTTTTCGGTGTAGAAAATGGGCTGAGCCTAGCAGTCTATCCCTAGGGAATTGTTTTCTAAAGAAATTCCTTTGGTAGcttattttctcttcctcctaAAATATGAGTGCAACAAAAACCTGGGCTTAAGTTGGGTTCCAAGCAATATAGGTTTTGAagaaatacctttttaaaattacagtaaaaGCAGACATATGAAACACTACCTGTATTGACAGGAGTCCCCTGCTGGAGACGTGGCTCTAATCAACATAGCACCAGATTCTCAGGGTTTTGTTCTAAACCCAGTGAGGTTAAGACAggcaattaattaattattttatgctttttggcAATTAATGCttatcttgttttttctttatcttgCCAAACAAGTAGAAATGTCTTCCTTTTTGCTGATTATAAAATTGCTATAATGATAATTATAAATGTTCATTATAATAAATTAAAGCAATATCTAAGTGACTATAAAGTGCCCTATGATACCACTTCCTATCTCTGACCCCCAATGTTAAGTTTTTGTTTTAGCAAATGAGATGGTACAATAACATTCTATTTTATAACCTGCTTTTTTTCACATGCCATGTATATTGTGGCCATCCTAATGACATCTTTGTAACAGTTGTCCAgtattatgttatatatacagCAATTTATTCAACCAGTCCTTATAATGATGAACACCTAGGTTACTGCCAAGTTTTACTATTGTAACAATGTTCAATGAACATCATGGGAAGTAAcagttgtttaaaatttattatagcaCTTTCTATCTGCCAATCTCTCTATTAAACATTTTTTGTGAATTACTTTATTCAATGTTAGAAACCCTAGTGGATGAATAATATGTCCCTATATTATAGGTAAGGAAACTAAGGCACTGAAAGCTTAAGTTGATCTGATTACTTCcttggataaattcctagaaattgaATTGCTGGGCCAAAGGGTACCAGCGTTTAGTCTGGGTACATTCAGTCAGACTAGCCCAAATGTAGCAATTCACAGAATCCAAGAATTTATGTAAGTGCCTAGTCCCCATGCCCTTGCCAACACTGCACatgattatgttttaaaaatctgcacCTATCTGCTAGATTTTTAAAGACCAACCAACctaattgttttaatttctactttttttgATGACCTATGCTACCAGGCTTACTTTTAAGATTATTATGAATTTAAGTTTTTCCTTTTGAGAATCACCTGTTTGAATACTTGctccattttatattttggatatctatctttttgattaaaaatctctttaaataATAGTTATTAAATCTTTGCCTACATATAAGTTGagtcataaacatttttattctcgTTGTTTGTGGTTTAACTTTGTTTATAGAGGTTTGGACATCTATATGACCAAAATATTAATGTTAGTTTTTAGTTACCCAAACttgtcatgattttagtttttaatgatACAAACCTGTCAgtctttttctttatggcttctaGTCTGTGGTCTGCTTAGAAAGGCTTTTAAAATCTtaagattaaaagaaatattctatGTTTCTACAACATTTATTGGATCTTAATACTGAAATCTTTAATGCACCTGAGATTTGTTTCTGTGCAAAGTGTGAGGTAGTTTTTTTCTCCAAATGGATAGCCAATTGTCCCAATACCGTTCACTGAAtctattttcatatttgtttaatttttattttacagaaatgaaggaaaatcccaaagcagaagaaccagagataatAGAAATTACAAATGTACCTCAGGAGAGTAACCCAGAAAATGACATCTATagttatgttttgttttaataatgttCAACCATCACAGTCATCCAAAAAAATACACATCTTAGTACATCATATGTGTGATTTTCTCAAAATATGGTAGAAATCTCTACAatacttgttaacattttaaCAGTATCTCCCCGCCTATAGATATATAGTCTATCTGAAAgcaagaattaatgttttttctCAGGCTCTACCACATAGACAATCTTCTgctagtgtgtatgtgtgtgcacatatgtgtatgtatgtaatcTGGGGAGAGGACAGTGGTGGGAACAAACTTAATAGTTTTACTCCCCTTAAGAAGTAATCAAAGAAATGTTTGCTCTTGGGGGAAATTATCAAGCCctccttttttccatttttaaggcTGAGCAATTAAAATTTGGGGAAGTATATAGACTTCTTGTTAACTTTGATCAATTATTAATGTGACAATAGTATCAAAATTTTATGCAGGCTTAAGTTAGCTTTtagttatttaataattttaacaatTCTTATCATTCTAGGACTTCCTTAAAGATATTTTGGAGTGATGTATGTACTTGCATATTTGaattttgattttctatttttacttttaaaatattgtaattgTGCAAAATGTACATTAAATCATTAGTACATGTTTAACTGTGTGGATAGCATCATGGTAAGCACTATGAGGGGCAGAAGACCTATAACACATAGTCCTTACCTACTAGGAGTTTAATCTAGTCTTGtggaggaagaaaacagaaaacaaatattgcaaAAGAAGAGAGTAATGCTAATACTCTTTGGATAGAAGATACAACCAAGGAATACTCACTTTTTTGCCAGAGTGACTTGAAAAAATTACACGAGTGGAGCCTTGAAAGTTAGAGAAGATTTGTATTATAGGTGAGGATAGCAGCTTTATTGTTTGTGACACAAAGAAGGGTGAATTCAAGATATGTTCAAGAACTGCATGCAATGTACTACAGTTAATGCAGGGTCCATGTGGAATAGCAGAATTAAAGTTTGGGGAGAATCCATCTAGCCCTACCTTGGGCTTACCCTCCTCTCATTGTGGGTGTAATGGTTGTTCTTTAAAATGCATGAATCTTATGATATTAAATCTAATATGATGTGTAATAAGATCCAAAGCTTTAATTGATTTTCAGAAGAATCCTTCACTCAAATGAAAGATTAAGAATCATTATACTGGGAcacccctggtggttcagtgactaagaatccgccttccagtgtaggggacacagtttgatccctggtcagggaattaagatcccatatgccacgggGCATCTAAGTCTGaacaccacaacaaagatcctCCGGGCtgcaactaagaaaaaaaaaaaaaaaagaatcattataTGGAggagtgtttctcaaagtgtagGCAGATACCTACTTTGAATCATttagggtttggtttttttttaaggcagattcttagatCCTACCTCTAGAGAAAAGATTGTATCATAAACTACAAATAATCACATATAATTGttatttatataatcatatatcctctagacaggataATAAAAATTGCAAATCATATAATGAAAGTGCTACATATTTAAGTTCCTGCTTTCCATAAAGAGAACTTTTTCCTTTAAATCAAGTAACAATCTACTTCATCAGTGTCTCCAAGTCTGCTATGCATTTCAGAACATGTCACACTTGGTATCGTATTTTTGGCGTGACTTTCATTGTATGTGATATCTAAGGCCAAGAAGGCAAATACCTCTTTTGGGCCACAAAGCGACTATCACTTTTAGCAACACCCCCATCTAGTGGAAAATTGCAGCCATTACGGCCCCAGTTTTACATCGTGCAAAGAGCTCAACAGTTCTCAACTTAGCTTTGTTTCATAGCTGCCCAGAACTGTTCCCTCATGAAAACAGAATAAaggtattctttttcaaatttcacGTGGAAAAAACCTATCAGAGGACATGTAGGGTTATGAACTTTatcacttttaaaagtttttgttttaaaacccACAATCCTCTCTTTAAATCTTTGACTCCTTCTGATGGTTATTTTCTGATGGTGGTCTATTAGTTAATGACAAATGAACATGTTTAGGAACAGCTTTTCATGGTTGTTAAACTTTTAAATCTGTGGAGTTTTACGATCTTGAATAATTTGTTTTGCAAGCAAtatgtctctctccctcccctagcCCAAGAAAAAATAGGATAAAAAACTCAGAAGCAGAATTAAGTATACAGAGAAACTTTATAAATATACAGGTGGGAGACGAGGTTACAAGTAAGTAGGTAAGAggccttggtggcttagatggttaagaatctgcctgcaatgcaggagacctgggttcagtacctgggtggggaagatgacctagagaagggaatggctacccactccagcattcttgcctggagaattccataggcagaagagcctgtcgggctacagtccatgaggtcacagagtcggacacaactgagcgactaacacacacacatggaagaGGCCAGGCTAGCGCTGCAGGGGTAACTGGTATTGCAGGTGCTGAAAACTGATTCTTGTAGGCCCTCAACTTTTTAGAGCTTCCCCCAAACAACCACTACAATCCCAATGTATATGGCCGTTGACTCAGTTTCATTCTCACTTCAGTTCTCGTGAGGTACGGAGCACAAGGAATAGTCCCCACTTCTTATCTCTACCTAGTCTGGTGTAGAGCTACACATCCATTAGATTTGAAACGAGGTTTATTTGGGTTTCTTTTCTGACTAAACatcctttttattatggaaaaattgGGAGCATACAGAGAAGTATAAACGACCATCTGTGTATTCCCACTACTCAAGAAGTATTAACGTTTTCTTAACATCCCGTCATCTCGCTATGTGATAActgtatatacatattctttttatttaaaaattagcatcATGCGTTGGATGAGTAGGTTGCTTATTATTTCCAGTATCTTTATGCATAAACCTTCATCGACTTGTTCTCAATGGAAAGGgcgataagtgaagtgaagtcgttcagtcgtgtccgactctttgccacccgcggactgtagcccgccaggctccttagtccatgggactctccaggcaagaatactggagtgggttgccatttccttctccaggggaatcttcccaacccagggatcgaaccggggtctcctgcattgcaggtagatgctttatcctctgagccaccagggaaggccgaaAGGGCGGTAACTTGTACCCTAAAACTGAAGCGGGTCCGTGCGAGACAGCACAAGACAGATGCAGAAGCGGAATAAGGCCTCCAACCTCTCACCGCCACCTAGTGGTAGCCTCTGACATCCCCCGCCCGCAGCCTCAATCCCCTAACGCCCCCGCCCTGCGCGTGCTCAATCTTGGCGCCATCCGCCGGCACAGCTACTACGCAGGCGCCAGGTAGGGAAACCGGAAGCGGAAGGTTTGAACGCGTTGGGTGGGCTCCTGTGTGACCCGTAGCCATGCGCGACTTGAAAGAGTCCGGGCCTCGCGCCACAGCGACCCCGTGCGGGTGTGTGAAGCCGGCTCTGGAGACAGGTAACTTCTAAGAGGCTGGCGGTTCTGCGCGCGTTAAGACCTCCAGGAACAGGGAACCGTTTTCACTGCAGAGGGGGGACGGGACTTGCGAGACCTTGAATAGACCAGGGTCGTTTTTTTCGTATTTATTGCGAAGTTATGGATCATGTGCTCAGGCGACCACGTGATGTGTCTGAGGTGAGCGGGATGATGTCATCTCTTTGCTCTTTGGTGGCTAAGGTTGGCAAGGTCTTGGCGGAACAGCCACGTGCACTAAGAACTACTGTGtactgtgaccccatgcactccCTTTATTGCTTAAAACTAGTTCGTTTCATGTATTGTGTTGTTTTCCATTAAAAGCATCTTATATGCAACCCGTGTCCTTATCTTTTATTCTTTGCCTTGTATTTCACACTCCATCAAACTGTTTTGTTCCCTTCTTATGCTAGAAAATTTGTCGTTTAACTTTGTGCACCGTATTCTCTCTATTTGAAATACTCCATAGTCCTGACCAAGGTCACATACATAGTTACGGTAGCATGGAATTTGAATTATAGTAAGTCTTCTAAACATGAATTTTTCCTTTCACCCATGTTCTTTCCAGTTTATTATCTAAAAGGATATAACAATGCATATGTAATGATGAGGATATTTATATGTACTTATGAatgtcagacacggctgagtgactgaactgaactgatgaatgttTTAAGAGTCTTGTTTTATAGTTGCATAACATCTGGcgagctgtggtccatggggttgcaaagagtcggacatgactgagtgactgaactgaactgaacatctggtagaggcttccctggtggctcagtggtaaagaatacacctgccaaggcaggagacgcagattggatccctgggtcaggaagatcccctggagtacgaaatggcaacccactccagtattcttgcctggaaaattccacggacagagaagcctggccaacTATAGTCTGGGGCATCACAAAGTTGGACAGCTATAGTCTGGGgtgtcacaaagttggacacgactgagcatacacgcatGTAGGAAACATCTGGTAGATTTTAAAACTATGAAGTCATTGGGTTAAAGAAAACACGTCTTCCTACATCTTTTCTtgaccttttttttgttgttatttttgcctgcttggaaaagaaaaataatcatggTGGGTTTTAATACATTGTGTTAACACTATTTTGTAGGAAATTGtgacttctctttaaaaaatttttatgttatattttatttttaaaatttttcattgaaatatagtaGATACataatgtattagtttcaggtgtacagcaaactgattcagttatatgtatgtgtgtattctttttatatattctctTTATAATAACCATTATaggttataagatattgagtatagttttccAGGCTGTACAGTAGGTCATTTTTGGCTGTTTTATGtaaaatagtgtgtatatgttaagcccaaactcctaatttatcctcttCTTCCCCTTTTGGTAAccgtaaatttgttttctgtgtctgtgagtctatttgttttgtaaataagtttgtttttatcttttttttagattccacctataagcaATATCATGTATTTGGCTTTCTCACTTAGCATGAAGTCTGGtttacttagcatgataatctctaggactatctgtgctgtgctgtgctgtgctgagtcgctcagtcatgtccagctctttgctaccccatggactgtagctggccaggctctctgtccatggggatctccagacatggatactggagtgggttaccatgggctcctctgggggatcttcccaacccatggtttgaacccagatctcgctcattgcaggtggattctttaccttctgagccaccagggaagcccaagaatactggaatgggtagcctatcccttctccagagaatcttcccaaaccaggaatcaaaccagggtctcctgcattgcagggggattctttaccggctgagctaccagggaagcccctaggtctGTctgtgttactgcaaatggcattatttcattctactTGACCTTTTGATTAATGATTTCTTACCTAATTTTCTTCTGTAGGGAATCTTTTAACGGAGCCAATTGGTTACTTGGAATCCTGTTTCTCAGCCAAGAATGGTACTCCAAGGCAGCCATCCATTTGTAGCCATTCACGGGCTTGTTTGAGGATTAGAAAAAGCATCTTTAATAATCCTGAACATTCCTTGATGGGCTTAGAACAGTTTTCTCATGTTTGGTAAGTTGTTTTTTAGTTAGAAATGGTACTCTGGACCAGAACTTGTCTCTGAGTACTCCAGTTGGAAGTACCCTTGGAGACTGCCATCCAGACCACCCTTATCTATTGCATGGGATTCATAGGCATGAATGTGAATGTTGGCATAACTTGGACACCCTCAGGGAAGTGTGGGATCCTGAGGGGGCACATTCCATTTGCAGTTGTTCTAATTGTGATGGATGACTTCTGTTGAGCTGAAATCTGTAGACCTCAGTTCTGCCCATGGGTCATTATTCTCTCTTCTAGACCAGGGGTCAGCAAGCTATGGCCCATGAAGCAaacccatctcatcttctgtttttgTCAGTAAGTTTATGGGAACACAGCCACGAGCATTCATTTATGTGTTGGCTGTGGCTGATTTTGTGCTACAGTAGCAGAGTTGAATTTTTATAGCAGAGACTGGTTGACCTGCAaaccttaaaatattttccagctGCTCCTTTAAGGAAAAAGTTTGTGGACTTTGCTCTATACCTGTGAAGTATCAAGTCTACTCTTCctaaaagacaaaagaaaccGTAGAAATCTTGATACTTTTAAGTAAAGTGTTAGCTATATTAAGGCCTGTGTTATACTAGTGTTACTTGCTGTCACTTAAATTTTGTCTCTGTTCATTCTTCCTCACCCCAACATTTTTTCTCCCACTGATCATATTTTAATACCATTAAAGGCATTCTTTCTGTTTTAGTTTGTGAGGAGTACAGTTTTTTCCTCCTCCATATCATTATGATAGAttaatttctttgtcttcttttcttactcagtaatttggtttattttcaataggattttgtttgtttttcacaaaAATGGTCATTTGAGCTGTAAGGCAAAAGTACAGCCTCCTAGGCTGAATGGTACAAAGACTGGCGTTTTCTCTACAAGGAGCCCACATCGTCCCAATGCGATAGGACTGACCCTGGCCAAACTGGAAAGAGTAGAAGGTAATTTCTACTTTTACCTATTTTTCCTTAACCAAAAGAAGTCTTATAAAATCAACATACTACTCAGCACTGGCTGTtattcacagaaatacaaatggtgTTAGCCCCTGAGACCCACCAGatattaaagagaatgaaatgattaAAGGAATGTGAGCATTGAAACACTTTGAAATAAGCTCTCATAGGATGCTCAGAGTTAGTTTATGTCACTGCACTTATCAGAAGTTATTATTTCAAGATAACTCTTAAGATTTCACAATCATTAAATTAGCAACCAAATTTTTTCTAACTTGAAATTCTGTAAATACAAAATGACCTAAAAATAATTGGACACGCTCAAAATTTAACACACAGCAAACTGGTTGCACATGCATGTATGGTCAGCACGCAGGGTGGTCGGTCATTTCTTCCTTGCAGCCCCGAGGAATGAACGAGCACCCTAGCTGCAGTGCTGCTGCCCACTAAGACATGAGGCAGAGGGCTGGGATGAAGACTGCATAGACTGAACATCTGTCAGATAGCGGGAGAACCTGTGTGGAATACTAGATTAGTTTTAACTGCATGCTTGTGTATAATGTTGCTACTGAGCTGTTCATTTTTGAAAGCTTCTGGTTCTCAAATCCCTCCAACCTGATCAGCACATTTGTGAAAGAGGGAGAAGATAGAGTGGCAGGTATAGGGAAATCAGGGGACATTCCAGGCTTCAGCTTGCTTGTTTGTAAAGTGGCCAAAGGAGAAGGAGTCACTGTGGGATATTTTTTTGAGGATCTTACGATGTCTCTAAGGGTACATTACAGACTAAAAAGATGCGAGCCATTACTTCATTTGTTCTTTCTGAGAGCTTGAACTCCCTTGCTGGCTTATATTCAACAGGGCCTTGGTTAGGTTTTCCAGAAAAATTCTAGAGCCAATCCAACTTGAGTTTTCTCAATTAGTGATGGCTAACCAACTTGGGTAATAGTACTGGAACATTTTATGATTGTGCAACACACATGTATTTTCTGAGCACTGAATATGTGTCAAGCATTattctaggtgctggggatatAGTGGCAAACAAATTTAGATAAAAATCCCTGCCCTCCAGAGGAGCTTAGCATTCTAATGGGGAAGATCAAATCAAAGAGGTGAAGACAAGCACAGCAGCCCTATAGACACTCTAATAAGTAAGCATTATAAGGATAACCAGTGCGGTGCTTTGCAGTTTATAAAGCATGTTCATGTATGTTATCTCACAGTGGCTCGTGGACTGATAGAGTAGCAGTCTGACTGTTGTGGATGAGGGCACTGAGGTCTTGGATGTTTGATAATTTCCCCAACGGCATCCAGACAAGAGTTTGTCTGACTTCAAATCCCTTGAACTTTCACTTGTACCCCCGTGTCTTTTGCAGACATCATTAGGCACAATCTATCACTTAGAAAGTCCAAAATCTTCTTTCCAAAGTTCCAGGTTCATTCACAGTAAGCATGTTTTAGAAATCAAGGTCCTTTGTTAGTCATGTTTTTCTTAAATGAAGATAGGATCGAGTGTGATCACATGCGGTTTTTTGATTCTCATTGGACCAGTTTTCCAGGGGTCAAGACTCTGCAGCAGAGTCTACTAACTGCACAACAGCAGTGTAAGTGGGACAGCAGGAGACCTTCCCTTAGTATTTGGTAATGTGACTTACAGTCTGCTTAattatatgatggaatattctaTTTctcttgctgtgtaacaaattaccacacccTATCAGTTTAAACAGCACACATTTATTACATGTTTAAGACATTATGATGTTTCTAGGGGTTAGGGAGTTGGGACACAGCTTAGCTGGGTCCTTGCTTAGAGTCTCACCAAGTTTCAGTGAAGGTGTCATGTGGAATGAGTTCTTTTCTGGAGGTTTGACTGTGGAAGAATCCACTTCCAAGCCCACTCTGGTTGTAGGCAGAATTCACTTTCTTACAGTTGTGATCCTGAGGGTCCTGACCTCTCGCTGGTTTTTGGCTGGTGGCTGCCTCCAGCTCCTAGAGGCAGCCCACAGCACCTAAGGACCACTCACAGTGCGTTGTTATATGGACTTTCCCAGCGTGGCTGCTTGCTTCATCAAGCCCACAAGAAGAGTCAAGTGAATCTGCAGCAAATGCAGGAGTCTTAGATAACATAGTCACTGGAGTGATATCAAATCATACTCAAGAGGAGGGGATTATACACCACTAGGTGATGAGCATCACAGGGCCACCTTAGATGCTGTTTGCCACAGTGGAAACAATCGTCAGTCCCACAGAGGTAATACTGAGGACTCTGaggtacctgggcttccctggtagctcaaacggtaaagtatctgcctggaatgcgggagacctgggttcaatccctgcatcaggaagattccctggagaaggaaatggcatcccactctagtattcttgcctggagaattccatgggcagaggaacctgatgggttacagtccatgggatctcaaagagtcggatacgactgagcaactatcttTCTGATGTACTTGGAACAAAGTTAGAAACCTCCAGTGATGCAAAGGTGAGCTGGCCCCACCTAGTGCTCAAAGGCCTACTCACTGTCTAGGGGGAGAGATTCTAAGCAGGCCATTGCCAGACCACGTGACAAGGGCTCCAGGAGAAGTTTGGGCACAGGTTCCTGTGCAgaacagaggaaagaacacttttGTCTGAAAGAGCAAGAAAGGCTCTGTAAAGGAGGTATTACATGAGAGCCTTGAAGAGTAAGCAGCAGTCTGACAGGTTAAAAAGAGAATGAGTTTCTAGGTAGAAAGAGAAGTGTGTATTGGCACCAGGTGTAAGAGAGCCTGGTGTGTGAGGGAATTGTGACTAAGCCTGGTGAGATTTAGGCAGATGGTGTTGAATCTCTAGTCATTCACACTGTTCTTCATTGTTAATATCTCTAAGATGTTTTTTACATTACAGGTGGAGCTGTCTACCTTTCTGGAATTGACATGATTCATGGCACACCTGTACTAGACATAAAGCCCTACATAGCTGATTATGACTCACCGCAAAATTTGATTGAGTCTTCAGGGGACTTCACCTTACAGAATAACCAACATAAACTGAAAACCGTGTCCCAGTCTAAAGGCAAGACTGATAACTGTGACTGGCAACAGCTCTCAGGGTACAAGGAATCACAGCCCAGCCACTGCACTAGGGAGAAACTCAAATGTCCTGAACATAGAACTTCAGGGGAAAACAACGCGGAGTCTGATGATGCAGCAAACACCCAGCAAAGCTCCCCTGAGCCAAGCGAGATAGCAGCAGAGTTGGGTGAAGAATCCGGTCCCAGGGTGGCACAAGAGCAAAGTGGCCCACATAGCCAGGAGAAGAGCCCTTCAGAGGAGCAAGAAGATGGCAGGCTGAAGAGAGGGGAAGAAGCAGTGGTCCCAGAAGGACACGGCCCAGAGATGTCCCCCAAGGCTCCTTCTGGGGTGGCCGgtgcagcccactgcagtgtgGTCCCTGCCTGGGTGAGAGAGGCCCCTGTGGCCAACCTGGAAGTCCGGTTTACTCCTCACGCAGAGATGGACCTTGAGCACCTCAGCTCAGGTGAACCACGTACTTTCCACTTCTTGTTTGTGAATAAGAGATGAGCCTTTGCTAGGAGATTTGGTGAACTTGGTGTTTCTCCCATCCAAATACTAAccaggcccgaccctgcttagcttccaagATGACATTAGGcatgttcagggtggtatggccataga
Encoded proteins:
- the TRMO gene encoding tRNA (adenine(37)-N6)-methyltransferase isoform X1, yielding MRDLKESGPRATATPCGCVKPALETGNLLTEPIGYLESCFSAKNGTPRQPSICSHSRACLRIRKSIFNNPEHSLMGLEQFSHVWILFVFHKNGHLSCKAKVQPPRLNGTKTGVFSTRSPHRPNAIGLTLAKLERVEGGAVYLSGIDMIHGTPVLDIKPYIADYDSPQNLIESSGDFTLQNNQHKLKTVSQSKGKTDNCDWQQLSGYKESQPSHCTREKLKCPEHRTSGENNAESDDAANTQQSSPEPSEIAAELGEESGPRVAQEQSGPHSQEKSPSEEQEDGRLKRGEEAVVPEGHGPEMSPKAPSGVAGAAHCSVVPAWVREAPVANLEVRFTPHAEMDLEHLSSGEPRVGQASFKYFQSAEEARHAIEAVLSADPRSVYRRKLCQDRLFYFTVDTAHVTCWFGDGFAEVLRIKPASEPVQMSKPAESPVSLGS
- the TRMO gene encoding tRNA (adenine(37)-N6)-methyltransferase isoform X3, whose product is MRDLKESGPRATATPCGCVKPALETGGAVYLSGIDMIHGTPVLDIKPYIADYDSPQNLIESSGDFTLQNNQHKLKTVSQSKGKTDNCDWQQLSGYKESQPSHCTREKLKCPEHRTSGENNAESDDAANTQQSSPEPSEIAAELGEESGPRVAQEQSGPHSQEKSPSEEQEDGRLKRGEEAVVPEGHGPEMSPKAPSGVAGAAHCSVVPAWVREAPVANLEVRFTPHAEMDLEHLSSGEPRVGQASFKYFQSAEEARHAIEAVLSADPRSVYRRKLCQDRLFYFTVDTAHVTCWFGDGFAEVLRIKPASEPVQMSKPAESPVSLGS
- the TRMO gene encoding tRNA (adenine(37)-N6)-methyltransferase isoform X2, giving the protein MRDLKESGPRATATPCGCVKPALETGNLLTEPIGYLESCFSAKNGTPRQPSICSHSRACLRIRKSIFNNPEHSLMGLEQFSHVWILFVFHKNGHLSCKAKVQPPRLNGTKTGVFSTRSPHRPNAIGLTLAKLERVEGGAVYLSGIDMIHGTPVLDIKPYIADYDSPQNLIESSGDFTLQNNQHKLKTVSQSKGKTDNCDWQQLSGYKESQPSHCTREKLKCPEHRTSGENNAESDDAANTQQSSPEPSEIAAELGEESGPRVAQEQSGPHSQEKSPSEEQEDGRLKRGEEAVVPEGHGPEMSPKAPSGVAGAAHCSVVPAWVREAPVANLEVRFTPHAEMDLEHLSSGVGQASFKYFQSAEEARHAIEAVLSADPRSVYRRKLCQDRLFYFTVDTAHVTCWFGDGFAEVLRIKPASEPVQMSKPAESPVSLGS
- the TRMO gene encoding tRNA (adenine(37)-N6)-methyltransferase isoform X4, which codes for MRDLKESGPRATATPCGCVKPALETGGAVYLSGIDMIHGTPVLDIKPYIADYDSPQNLIESSGDFTLQNNQHKLKTVSQSKGKTDNCDWQQLSGYKESQPSHCTREKLKCPEHRTSGENNAESDDAANTQQSSPEPSEIAAELGEESGPRVAQEQSGPHSQEKSPSEEQEDGRLKRGEEAVVPEGHGPEMSPKAPSGVAGAAHCSVVPAWVREAPVANLEVRFTPHAEMDLEHLSSGVGQASFKYFQSAEEARHAIEAVLSADPRSVYRRKLCQDRLFYFTVDTAHVTCWFGDGFAEVLRIKPASEPVQMSKPAESPVSLGS